Proteins from a single region of Acidobacteriota bacterium:
- a CDS encoding phosphosulfolactate synthase translates to MPKSPAAAPDRAFPFLRLNDRPAKPRTVGLTEIRGPYYSPMGTRYLTDVLETMGWYVDSVKYAGGSFSLMPRKAVKDLNDLCHSHNVLVSTGGFLEHVLTQGPEAVSQYINECKALGFDIIEISSGFITIPGDDWMRLIEKVQKAGLKAKPEVGIQFGAGGATSSEELAAEGTRDPEGAIALAKRFIDAGAYLIMIESEGITENVKVWRTDVPAKIVQKLGTGKVMFEAADPEVFAWYVKNYGAEVNLFIDHSQIVQLECLRSGIWGTKSLWGRVLTYKG, encoded by the coding sequence ATGCCCAAATCCCCTGCTGCTGCTCCTGATCGCGCGTTTCCCTTTCTCCGCCTGAACGACCGCCCCGCCAAGCCGCGTACTGTCGGGCTGACAGAAATTCGCGGTCCTTACTACTCGCCCATGGGAACCCGCTATCTCACTGACGTGCTCGAGACCATGGGGTGGTATGTGGATTCGGTGAAGTATGCTGGCGGCTCGTTCAGCCTCATGCCGCGCAAGGCCGTCAAAGACCTCAACGATCTCTGCCACAGCCATAACGTGCTGGTCTCCACCGGCGGTTTCCTCGAACATGTCCTCACGCAGGGGCCGGAAGCCGTAAGCCAATACATCAACGAATGCAAGGCGCTGGGCTTTGACATCATCGAGATCTCCAGCGGCTTCATCACCATTCCCGGCGACGATTGGATGCGCCTGATTGAAAAAGTGCAGAAGGCCGGGCTCAAGGCCAAGCCCGAAGTCGGCATCCAGTTCGGCGCCGGCGGCGCAACTTCGTCCGAAGAGCTGGCCGCCGAGGGTACGCGCGACCCGGAGGGCGCCATCGCACTGGCCAAACGCTTTATCGATGCTGGAGCCTACCTCATCATGATCGAGTCGGAAGGCATTACCGAGAACGTCAAAGTCTGGCGTACCGATGTGCCCGCTAAGATCGTCCAGAAACTAGGCACCGGGAAGGTCATGTTCGAGGCCGCCGATCCAGAAGTCTTCGCCTGGTACGTCAAGAACTACGGAGCCGAGGTGAACCTTTTCATCGACCACAGCCAGATTGTGCAGCTCGAATGCCTGCGCTCCGGCATCTGGGGCACCAAGAGCCTGTGGGGGCGGGTGCTGACCTACAAAGGCTGA
- a CDS encoding DUF2945 domain-containing protein, with translation MAKREFYVGDRVSWNSEAGRVSGVIIAVHTADFDYKGYTHHASPADPQYEIRSERTGHIAAHKGAALRRLATRRRPTR, from the coding sequence GTGGCGAAGCGCGAATTTTACGTTGGCGATCGGGTGAGCTGGAATTCCGAGGCCGGACGCGTCTCGGGAGTCATCATCGCCGTACATACCGCGGATTTCGATTACAAGGGCTACACGCATCACGCCAGCCCCGCCGATCCGCAGTACGAAATCCGGAGCGAACGCACCGGGCACATCGCCGCGCACAAGGGAGCGGCACTGCGGCGGCTGGCCACACGGCGGCGACCGACCCGCTGA
- a CDS encoding heavy metal translocating P-type ATPase, whose translation MFRDKFWLTLALTIPVVVWSPQVQHWLHYRAPTFPGSPYLPAILGTVVFFYGGLVFLRGARTELADRKPGMMSLISLAILVAFGTSIAATLGLFPIEVWWELASLITIMLLGHWMEMRAIASASGALQALSALLPDTVERLEGTQVEVIPLSSLRAGDLLLIRPGGRVPADGVVVEGEAEADEALLTGESRPVAKSAGAPVRAGSVIGGGSLRVRAEAVGAQTALSGIERLVAAAQASSSRAQALADRAAGVLFYVAVAAGAATFLTWWFLGDREAALLRTATVLVIACPHALGLAIPLVIAISTSLGARHGLLVKDRLALERARELDVVIFDKTGTLTRGTPAITDIAVAPGVNEAELLRLAAAVESSSEHPLARAVVAAADRRRLPRATASNFESLPGRGARARVGASEVWIGAPRLLAETSVQPVPELERATAAWSGRTVLFVVVDGAVQGMLAAEDEIRPESAPAIAALHRQHIRVAMITGDARAVAESVARRLGLDEVVAEVLPAGKAAAVAAFQRGGRKVGMVGDGVNDAPALATADVGIAIGAGTDVAIESAGIVLVRNDPGDVVAAIELSRASYRKMVQNLVWATAYNVVAIPVAAGVFVRWGVSLPMSLGAVAMSLSTIIVAVNAQLLRRLRLRLPEAETHAG comes from the coding sequence ATGTTTCGCGACAAGTTCTGGCTGACCCTCGCGCTGACGATTCCGGTAGTCGTCTGGTCCCCGCAAGTGCAGCACTGGCTGCATTATCGTGCCCCCACTTTTCCCGGCTCGCCCTACCTGCCCGCGATTCTGGGCACGGTCGTGTTCTTCTATGGCGGCCTGGTTTTTCTCCGCGGCGCGCGCACCGAGTTGGCCGATCGCAAGCCCGGCATGATGAGCCTCATCAGCCTTGCGATCCTGGTCGCGTTTGGCACCTCCATCGCCGCGACGCTGGGCCTGTTTCCGATTGAAGTCTGGTGGGAACTCGCCTCGCTCATCACCATCATGCTGCTCGGTCATTGGATGGAGATGCGGGCGATCGCCAGTGCGAGCGGCGCGCTGCAGGCGCTCTCCGCCCTGCTGCCCGACACAGTCGAGCGGCTCGAGGGAACACAAGTGGAAGTGATCCCGCTCTCCAGCCTGCGGGCGGGCGACCTGCTGCTCATCCGTCCTGGAGGACGCGTGCCCGCTGATGGCGTGGTGGTCGAAGGCGAGGCCGAGGCGGACGAGGCCCTGCTGACGGGCGAGTCGCGGCCGGTTGCCAAGAGCGCGGGAGCGCCCGTCCGCGCCGGTTCGGTGATCGGCGGCGGCAGCCTGCGGGTGCGCGCCGAAGCTGTGGGCGCGCAGACTGCGCTGTCCGGTATCGAGCGGCTGGTGGCGGCGGCGCAGGCCTCCAGCTCGCGCGCGCAAGCGCTCGCCGACCGCGCCGCCGGCGTGCTGTTTTATGTTGCGGTGGCCGCCGGCGCCGCGACGTTCCTCACCTGGTGGTTCCTCGGCGATCGTGAAGCCGCCCTGCTACGGACGGCCACCGTGCTCGTCATTGCCTGCCCTCACGCTCTCGGGCTGGCGATTCCGCTGGTGATTGCCATCTCCACCTCGCTCGGGGCGCGCCACGGCCTGCTGGTGAAAGACCGCTTGGCGCTCGAGCGCGCCCGCGAGCTCGACGTCGTCATTTTCGACAAGACCGGAACGCTGACGCGTGGTACACCCGCGATCACCGATATCGCGGTGGCGCCGGGCGTGAACGAGGCCGAACTACTCCGGCTGGCCGCTGCCGTCGAGTCCAGCTCCGAACATCCCCTCGCCCGGGCGGTCGTGGCCGCAGCCGATCGCCGCCGCCTGCCGCGCGCCACCGCCTCGAACTTCGAATCCCTTCCGGGACGCGGTGCGCGCGCGCGCGTCGGCGCATCCGAGGTTTGGATTGGTGCGCCGCGCCTGCTGGCTGAAACCAGTGTGCAGCCAGTTCCGGAACTGGAGCGCGCAACCGCGGCCTGGAGCGGCAGAACCGTGCTGTTCGTGGTGGTTGACGGCGCGGTGCAGGGAATGCTCGCGGCCGAAGATGAGATCCGGCCCGAGTCGGCGCCAGCCATTGCGGCGCTGCACCGGCAGCACATCCGCGTGGCCATGATCACCGGCGATGCCCGCGCCGTGGCCGAGTCGGTCGCGCGCCGCCTCGGCTTGGACGAAGTGGTCGCCGAGGTCTTGCCGGCCGGCAAGGCCGCGGCGGTGGCTGCTTTCCAGCGCGGCGGCCGGAAAGTCGGCATGGTCGGCGATGGCGTCAACGACGCGCCTGCCCTCGCCACCGCCGACGTCGGCATTGCCATCGGCGCCGGCACCGACGTGGCAATCGAATCCGCCGGGATTGTACTGGTCCGCAATGACCCCGGAGACGTGGTGGCCGCCATCGAGCTTTCCCGCGCCAGCTACCGCAAGATGGTCCAGAACCTGGTGTGGGCCACGGCCTATAACGTGGTCGCCATTCCGGTGGCCGCGGGCGTCTTTGTCCGCTGGGGCGTGAGCTTGCCGATGAGCCTGGGCGCGGTCGCCATGAGCCTGTCCACCATCATTGTGGCCGTCAATGCCCAGCTCCTGCGCCGCCTCCGGCTGCGGTTACCGGAAGCGGAAACCCACGCGGGGTGA
- a CDS encoding PIN domain-containing protein encodes MIGLDTNILVRYIMQDDVEQSRIAADVLERLAPERTGYVSLVAMVELAWVLESVFQSSRQEIAAAIQRLLQMESVVVQNQREVFAAMECLKVGLASFPDALIAFVGAWAGCETTLTFDKAAERLPGFTLARSRPLA; translated from the coding sequence GTGATCGGCCTGGACACCAACATCCTCGTTCGCTACATCATGCAGGACGACGTTGAGCAGTCCCGCATCGCAGCAGATGTCCTTGAGCGCCTGGCGCCGGAGCGTACAGGTTATGTGAGTCTGGTCGCGATGGTGGAACTGGCTTGGGTGCTCGAAAGTGTATTTCAATCGTCACGCCAGGAAATCGCCGCGGCGATCCAACGCCTGCTGCAAATGGAGAGCGTTGTCGTGCAGAATCAGCGGGAGGTCTTCGCGGCAATGGAATGCCTCAAGGTCGGCCTGGCGTCGTTTCCGGACGCTCTGATCGCCTTCGTGGGCGCTTGGGCCGGCTGCGAGACAACGCTCACCTTCGATAAGGCGGCAGAGCGGCTGCCGGGGTTCACGCTTGCCAGGTCACGGCCTTTGGCCTAA
- a CDS encoding MFS transporter, translating into MPETATPPALDALARYNRRLLWVASLGGLLYGIDVGIIGSALPYLQATSGLNGDQLSIVVAAVLLGMTLSTLFAGWLADAIGRRTLMILAGVLFVASIPIIALAHGYAPLVSGRLLEGISAGLVGVAVPLYLAETLPAAIRGKGTAMFQWLLTLGIVLAAAVGMYFSLRVAEVAKLGDAARLLAFKDAAWRSIFWVSLPPGLVFLAGCFFLEESPRWLYLRGRRERAAAALARSRNAADAAAELNAIAASQTEERERKQRRKESLLQRKYVLPFVLACVILVLNQTTGVNSIIQYNASILIQSGLSDLAAHRGYIVFTLVNFLATIIGMMLVDKRGRKFLLTLGTAGAVIGLAWAGTLFWMNQRHEVRVTAAVQALVTPNQSLALRFTPALAHQLAPAITGPASLSVIYSYGGYRAATPVLRSDQTAVAPVVITRAASLPSNRVLAFSANPFGSLAAARRAPLKIVQATLTPLPSAAWGWLTALSLFFFMASFAVGPGIVVWLALSELMPTRIRSNGMSIALVLNEAASTLIAAAFLPAVGEYGYATLFFLFAGCTIIYFLVALFWLPETKGKTLEEIEGFFHPRRAGAAQ; encoded by the coding sequence ATGCCCGAGACCGCGACCCCACCCGCGCTCGACGCGCTCGCCCGCTATAACCGCCGCCTGCTCTGGGTGGCGAGCCTGGGCGGGCTGCTCTATGGCATCGATGTCGGCATCATTGGCAGCGCGCTGCCCTATCTGCAGGCGACCTCCGGCCTGAACGGCGATCAGCTCTCCATTGTGGTCGCCGCGGTGCTGCTGGGCATGACGCTTTCGACGCTGTTTGCCGGCTGGCTGGCGGATGCCATCGGCCGGCGGACACTCATGATTCTGGCAGGAGTGCTCTTCGTCGCCAGCATTCCTATCATCGCGCTGGCGCACGGCTATGCGCCGCTGGTGAGCGGCCGGTTGCTGGAGGGCATCAGCGCCGGTCTTGTGGGCGTGGCCGTTCCGCTATATCTGGCCGAAACCCTGCCGGCGGCGATCCGCGGCAAGGGCACGGCCATGTTTCAGTGGCTGCTGACGCTGGGCATCGTGCTGGCCGCGGCGGTAGGCATGTACTTCAGTCTGCGCGTGGCCGAGGTGGCGAAACTGGGCGATGCCGCGCGGTTGTTGGCCTTCAAGGATGCGGCGTGGCGCAGCATTTTCTGGGTGTCGTTACCGCCCGGACTGGTGTTTCTTGCCGGTTGCTTCTTTCTCGAGGAATCGCCGCGTTGGCTCTACCTGCGCGGCCGGCGCGAGCGCGCGGCGGCAGCGCTGGCCCGCTCGCGCAATGCCGCTGACGCTGCCGCCGAGCTGAACGCGATCGCCGCCTCACAGACCGAAGAGCGCGAGCGCAAGCAGCGCCGCAAGGAATCGCTGCTGCAGCGCAAGTACGTGCTGCCCTTCGTACTGGCCTGCGTGATTTTGGTGCTCAACCAGACCACCGGCGTCAACTCCATCATCCAGTACAACGCCAGCATTCTGATTCAGAGTGGCCTGTCCGATCTCGCCGCGCACAGGGGCTACATCGTCTTCACGTTGGTCAACTTTCTCGCAACCATCATCGGCATGATGCTGGTCGACAAGCGTGGCCGCAAGTTCCTGCTGACCCTCGGCACCGCCGGCGCCGTGATCGGCCTGGCTTGGGCGGGCACGCTGTTCTGGATGAATCAGCGCCACGAAGTGCGCGTCACCGCTGCGGTGCAGGCGCTGGTGACGCCTAACCAGTCGCTCGCCCTGCGCTTCACGCCCGCGCTGGCGCACCAGCTCGCGCCAGCGATCACAGGCCCGGCCTCGCTATCAGTAATTTACAGTTATGGTGGCTATCGCGCCGCCACGCCGGTACTGCGCTCCGACCAGACGGCAGTCGCCCCGGTGGTCATCACCCGCGCCGCCAGCCTGCCGAGCAATCGCGTGCTGGCGTTCTCCGCCAATCCTTTCGGCTCGCTCGCCGCCGCCCGGCGCGCGCCGCTGAAGATCGTCCAGGCCACGCTCACGCCGCTGCCCAGCGCCGCCTGGGGATGGCTGACGGCGCTCAGCCTGTTTTTCTTCATGGCCAGCTTCGCCGTTGGGCCCGGCATCGTCGTGTGGCTGGCATTGAGTGAGCTGATGCCGACGCGCATCCGCTCCAATGGCATGAGCATCGCGCTGGTGCTGAACGAAGCCGCCTCGACCCTGATCGCCGCTGCATTCCTGCCCGCGGTGGGCGAATACGGTTACGCCACGCTCTTCTTCCTCTTTGCCGGCTGCACCATCATCTACTTCCTCGTCGCCCTCTTTTGGCTCCCGGAGACCAAAGGCAAAACGCTCGAAGAAATCGAAGGCTTCTTCCACCCCCGCCGTGCCGGTGCCGCACAATAA
- a CDS encoding serine hydrolase: protein MRLRQTYRKVLCLAVAMAALGELAAAQAVTSFTAAPALSRYIETSMRAWKVPGAAVGIVRGTAPVYLRGFGVRDVRTGQAVTPDTLFDIGSCTKAFTAAAAAMLVDEGKMRWDGKVRDYIPWFQLYDPLADEQVTLRDLLTHRTGVPGTDMLWYGTHLTRAQVIRRLRYAKPDAGFRAAFQYQNVMYVAAGYAVGQAAGETWDAFVQQRIFAPLGMSESDTSAEAVQRSPNHAAPHVEAPDGRVHAIAYRNIDNAGPAGSINSSVRDMARWIGLQLNDGVYDGRRLISDASMQAMHTPQMVVPMQSEIGRVFFPDSMQLSYGLGWFIQDYRGHQLILHPGDIDGFSALVVLIPEIHTGYVVLINLGGGTYRQVLGYHIADLLLHLPPEHWGAYFRRLQTRLASEQKQQVADFMKQRHPATHTTLPLADYDGNYANPLWGPATITLADGHLVFHVFDRTLPLTHFQYDTFLTSAPNALTFTLDARGRVSEFTYSGARFQRKH from the coding sequence ATGAGGTTAAGGCAAACTTATCGCAAGGTACTGTGTCTCGCGGTCGCGATGGCGGCGCTGGGCGAGTTGGCGGCGGCGCAGGCCGTCACCTCCTTCACTGCGGCGCCGGCGCTGAGCCGCTATATCGAGACCTCAATGCGGGCGTGGAAGGTGCCGGGCGCCGCGGTGGGCATTGTGCGCGGCACGGCGCCGGTGTACCTGCGCGGCTTCGGCGTGCGCGACGTGCGCACGGGCCAGGCGGTGACGCCGGATACGCTGTTCGACATCGGCTCCTGTACCAAAGCCTTCACCGCGGCTGCGGCGGCCATGCTGGTGGACGAAGGCAAGATGCGCTGGGACGGCAAGGTGCGCGACTATATTCCCTGGTTTCAGCTCTACGATCCGCTGGCGGATGAACAGGTCACGCTACGTGATCTGCTCACGCACCGCACCGGCGTGCCCGGCACCGATATGCTCTGGTACGGCACGCACCTCACGCGCGCGCAGGTGATCCGCCGGCTGCGCTATGCCAAGCCGGATGCCGGCTTCCGCGCCGCGTTTCAGTACCAGAACGTCATGTACGTGGCCGCGGGCTACGCCGTGGGGCAAGCCGCCGGGGAAACTTGGGACGCCTTCGTGCAGCAGCGTATTTTTGCACCGCTGGGGATGAGCGAATCTGATACCAGCGCCGAAGCGGTGCAGCGGTCGCCCAACCATGCCGCGCCGCACGTCGAGGCGCCCGATGGCCGCGTGCACGCGATTGCCTACCGCAATATAGACAATGCCGGTCCCGCCGGCTCGATCAATTCGAGCGTGCGCGACATGGCGCGCTGGATTGGGCTACAACTCAACGACGGCGTGTACGATGGCCGCCGGCTGATCTCCGACGCCAGCATGCAGGCGATGCACACGCCGCAAATGGTAGTGCCGATGCAGAGCGAGATCGGGCGTGTATTCTTCCCCGATTCGATGCAGCTGAGCTACGGGCTGGGCTGGTTCATCCAGGATTATCGCGGCCACCAGCTCATTCTCCACCCCGGTGACATTGACGGCTTTTCGGCATTGGTCGTGCTCATTCCCGAGATTCACACCGGCTACGTGGTGCTGATTAACCTTGGCGGAGGGACATATCGCCAGGTGCTCGGCTATCACATTGCGGACCTGCTGCTGCATCTGCCGCCTGAACACTGGGGCGCCTATTTCCGGAGACTGCAAACCCGGCTGGCGAGCGAACAAAAGCAACAGGTGGCCGACTTTATGAAGCAGCGGCATCCGGCCACGCATACGACGCTGCCGCTCGCCGACTACGACGGCAACTACGCCAACCCGCTCTGGGGCCCAGCCACCATCACGCTCGCCGATGGCCACCTGGTCTTTCACGTGTTCGACCGCACGCTGCCGCTTACCCATTTCCAGTACGACACCTTCCTCACTTCCGCGCCCAATGCGCTTACCTTCACGCTCGATGCCCGGGGTCGCGTCAGCGAATTCACCTATTCCGGCGCGCGCTTCCAGCGTAAGCACTGA
- a CDS encoding AbrB/MazE/SpoVT family DNA-binding domain-containing protein — protein MQSTISSKGQTTIPKEIRDHLRLKPGDKVKFFIHPDGHVVILPMLPVTALKGMLHARRRASLEEMAEAPVAGAAERYRRSLRS, from the coding sequence ATGCAGTCCACCATCAGCAGCAAGGGCCAGACCACGATTCCCAAGGAAATCCGCGACCACCTGCGGCTGAAGCCGGGAGACAAGGTCAAGTTCTTCATTCACCCCGACGGGCACGTTGTCATCCTGCCCATGCTTCCCGTAACCGCGCTTAAGGGCATGTTGCACGCCCGGCGCAGAGCCTCGCTGGAGGAAATGGCGGAGGCGCCAGTGGCAGGCGCGGCCGAGCGTTACCGGCGCTCGCTGCGCTCGTGA
- a CDS encoding creatininase family protein, which translates to MKISEMAWADVEAYLRTDGRAVLPIGSCEQHCGLSLETDRILAERVAVDAAKPLGVPVFPAVAYGVTPYFMGFPGTVTLQPATYLRLLTEILLSITAHGFKRIVVVNGHGGNSFAQQPVVSALAGRAGVCVKWHNWWNAPNTWEAVQAANAGTGHASWMENFRWTRIDGRQYPGERKPVLDMSKMRMLGPKQVRENIGDGNLGGAYQMPETVMDRVWQAGVEETRAVIAGDWPA; encoded by the coding sequence GTGAAGATCAGCGAGATGGCGTGGGCGGACGTCGAGGCCTACTTGCGCACGGATGGCCGGGCGGTGCTGCCGATTGGAAGCTGTGAGCAGCATTGCGGGCTGAGTCTGGAGACCGACCGCATTCTGGCGGAGCGCGTCGCGGTCGATGCCGCCAAACCGCTCGGCGTGCCGGTATTTCCCGCCGTGGCGTATGGCGTAACGCCTTATTTCATGGGGTTTCCCGGCACAGTGACGCTGCAGCCGGCGACCTACCTGCGGCTGCTCACGGAAATTTTGCTCAGTATCACGGCCCACGGCTTCAAACGCATCGTGGTGGTCAATGGTCACGGCGGCAACAGCTTCGCGCAGCAACCGGTGGTGTCGGCGCTGGCGGGCCGTGCGGGCGTGTGCGTGAAGTGGCACAACTGGTGGAACGCGCCCAATACCTGGGAAGCGGTGCAGGCCGCAAACGCCGGCACCGGCCATGCCTCCTGGATGGAAAATTTCCGCTGGACGCGCATCGACGGCCGCCAATATCCCGGTGAGCGCAAGCCGGTGCTCGATATGAGCAAAATGCGCATGCTGGGGCCGAAGCAAGTGCGCGAGAACATCGGCGACGGCAATCTCGGCGGCGCCTACCAGATGCCCGAGACGGTAATGGATCGCGTCTGGCAGGCGGGTGTGGAAGAAACCCGCGCGGTCATCGCCGGAGACTGGCCGGCATGA
- a CDS encoding adenosylcobalamin-dependent ribonucleoside-diphosphate reductase — protein MPIPPRCDITHTLYLGVKAQDNKRRRCWVSAVLQANTLDILRKRYFRKDEAGRILEDFPGLCRRVARYVAQAEPDEPHGRRAEVEETFYRLMESRTFLPNSPTLFNAGTAQPMLSACFILPVEDSIRGIYKSIADGAVIEKLGGGIGMDFSQLRPQGARTALGGVASGPLSFMTSFQTMSETIRQGGRRRGAMMAMLDVQHPDILAFLDAKRATPPGRARQLAVEHNLPESLAQELLTDLGWQAPYSGFNLTVKLTDTFMAAVETDGLFPLRDPQGGVWNGGITDPRGALRATPLPEGGLGLPARAVWQRIIANAWQAAEPGIAFIDRINRDNPVRSLGEIRSSNPCGEYWQVGYNSCNLGSLNLTRFLRSNRSIDWARLARAARTAARFLDHVITVSQYPIPEIASVTRQTRPTGLGVMGYADLLLALGIRYGSPESIALAGRLMQWIQYWAWVESTQLAREFGSFPELDRNRGYFDAKMRQLTERFGQTFTGPEFVALGGEAPSRLDELYGQWGVRNCQVTVEAPTGSLSLIAECSSGIEPVFAFAYERQDSLGTRAYQHPAAAAWAQASPGQPLPDYFVDAAAITPEQHILVQAAFQQHIDNAVSKTVNLPAGASERDVEQAYRLAYEHGLKSVTVYVEGSREGVLRRSAPRSDTATAVVAPVAAPVHAVAPAGAIVRPEYLRGLTRKIRTPAGTVYVTVNYDTEARQITEVFVRESSGNEAWELIGRLLSLLLRARVPLQKILPQLYRTRGQNTIVLDQRILTSTAQAIAHTLESAEEIFRSPDAGTAALPVTSPAAPPAPTPARARECPECGREALYPSGGCLTCVRCGYSTCGGSIN, from the coding sequence ATCCCTATACCTCCTCGGTGTGATATTACTCACACTCTATACCTCGGCGTTAAAGCGCAGGATAATAAACGGAGAAGGTGTTGGGTGAGCGCAGTGCTGCAGGCGAATACGCTCGATATTCTGCGGAAGCGCTACTTCCGGAAGGACGAGGCGGGACGCATCCTGGAGGATTTCCCGGGCCTGTGCCGCCGCGTCGCGCGCTATGTGGCGCAGGCGGAGCCGGACGAGCCGCACGGCCGGCGCGCGGAAGTGGAAGAGACATTCTACCGGCTGATGGAAAGCCGGACGTTTCTACCCAACTCGCCGACGCTGTTTAACGCGGGCACGGCGCAACCGATGCTCTCGGCCTGCTTCATTCTGCCGGTCGAGGATTCCATCCGTGGTATTTACAAATCCATCGCTGACGGCGCGGTGATCGAAAAGTTGGGCGGCGGCATTGGCATGGACTTCTCGCAGCTTCGCCCGCAGGGGGCGCGCACGGCCCTCGGCGGCGTCGCTTCGGGCCCGCTGTCGTTCATGACCTCGTTTCAGACCATGTCGGAAACCATCCGTCAGGGCGGCCGGCGGCGGGGCGCCATGATGGCCATGCTCGACGTGCAGCACCCCGATATTCTGGCTTTCCTCGACGCCAAGCGCGCCACGCCGCCCGGGCGCGCGCGGCAATTGGCCGTGGAGCACAACCTGCCGGAGTCACTTGCCCAGGAACTGCTGACTGACTTAGGCTGGCAAGCGCCCTATTCCGGCTTTAACCTGACCGTAAAGCTCACCGACACCTTCATGGCCGCGGTCGAAACCGATGGCCTCTTTCCCCTGCGTGACCCGCAGGGCGGCGTCTGGAATGGCGGCATCACCGATCCGCGCGGGGCACTGCGCGCCACGCCGCTGCCGGAAGGCGGCTTGGGCTTGCCCGCGCGCGCCGTCTGGCAGCGCATCATCGCCAACGCCTGGCAGGCGGCCGAGCCCGGCATCGCCTTCATTGACCGGATCAACCGTGACAACCCGGTACGCTCGCTGGGCGAGATCCGGAGCAGCAATCCCTGCGGCGAGTACTGGCAGGTGGGCTACAACTCCTGCAATCTGGGCTCGCTCAACCTGACGCGATTCCTGCGGTCGAACCGATCAATTGACTGGGCGCGGCTGGCACGCGCGGCGCGCACCGCGGCACGCTTTCTCGATCATGTGATTACGGTCAGTCAGTATCCGATTCCGGAAATCGCCAGCGTCACGCGGCAGACGCGACCCACCGGGCTGGGCGTGATGGGCTATGCCGATCTGTTGCTGGCACTCGGCATCCGCTACGGCAGTCCCGAATCCATTGCGTTGGCGGGGCGCCTGATGCAGTGGATCCAGTACTGGGCGTGGGTGGAATCGACCCAGTTGGCGCGGGAGTTCGGGTCGTTCCCCGAGCTCGACCGCAACCGCGGCTACTTCGACGCCAAGATGCGGCAATTGACCGAGCGCTTCGGTCAGACCTTCACCGGTCCGGAATTCGTTGCACTGGGCGGCGAAGCGCCCTCGCGTCTGGACGAGCTCTATGGCCAGTGGGGCGTGCGCAACTGCCAGGTCACGGTCGAGGCGCCCACCGGCTCGCTCAGCCTGATCGCAGAATGCAGCTCGGGCATCGAGCCCGTGTTTGCCTTTGCCTACGAGCGTCAGGACTCGCTGGGCACGCGCGCCTACCAGCACCCCGCGGCTGCCGCCTGGGCGCAGGCGAGCCCCGGGCAGCCGCTGCCGGACTATTTCGTCGATGCCGCCGCCATCACGCCGGAGCAGCACATCCTGGTTCAGGCGGCGTTTCAGCAGCACATCGACAACGCCGTCAGCAAGACGGTGAACCTGCCCGCCGGCGCCAGCGAGCGCGACGTGGAGCAAGCCTATCGGCTGGCCTACGAGCACGGCCTGAAGTCGGTCACGGTGTACGTAGAAGGCAGCCGCGAGGGCGTGCTGCGGCGCAGCGCACCCCGGTCTGACACCGCGACCGCCGTTGTGGCTCCGGTGGCCGCCCCGGTCCACGCTGTCGCGCCGGCGGGTGCAATCGTCCGGCCCGAGTACCTGCGCGGCCTGACGCGCAAGATCCGCACACCTGCCGGCACCGTCTACGTGACCGTCAACTACGACACGGAAGCGCGCCAGATTACCGAGGTTTTCGTGCGCGAGAGCAGCGGCAACGAGGCCTGGGAGCTGATCGGCCGCCTGCTCAGCCTGCTGCTGCGGGCGCGCGTGCCGCTACAGAAAATCCTGCCGCAGCTTTACCGCACGCGCGGGCAGAACACCATCGTGCTCGACCAACGCATCCTGACCTCGACGGCGCAGGCCATTGCCCACACCCTCGAGAGCGCGGAAGAGATCTTCCGCTCCCCGGATGCCGGCACGGCCGCGCTGCCAGTTACATCGCCGGCGGCACCGCCAGCGCCCACGCCCGCCCGCGCCCGCGAGTGTCCGGAGTGCGGCCGCGAGGCGCTGTACCCCTCCGGCGGCTGCCTCACCTGCGTCCGCTGCGGCTATTCCACCTGCGGAGGGTCTATCAACTAA